DNA from Lycium ferocissimum isolate CSIRO_LF1 unplaced genomic scaffold, AGI_CSIRO_Lferr_CH_V1 ctg7167, whole genome shotgun sequence:
CTGTTTCTTTTTAAGAACCAAAAAGATTTGTGCCAAAATAACAGATGCCAAGAAGAACAAAAGTCCTTGGACACGTAATGGATCTTGAAGTACTATTTCTGCATCTCCCTGACCAAATCCGCCTACATTAGGATTACTCGTTAATGGTTGATCAAATTTGATAGATTCGCCCTCGGAAACAAGAAGTTCTGGTCCTGGAGGGATAATATCAACCACTTGACGTCCCTCCGACGCATCCGTTATGGTTATCTCATatccccctttttcttttcgtaTGATTTTGCTTACTATACCTGCTCCTGTAGCATTATAAACTGTATTGTTACTCTTGCTGCCGTCGGGATAAATCTGACCCCTTCCCCTGTTCCCGCCTACGTATATAGGATATTTTAAGAAGTAAGCATCCTTCTTAGTAGCAGGGTCCGGGGAAAGAATAGGAAGGttatttcactatattttttACCAGGGACAGGGCCTATcacaagaatattttttttattggggcGATAGTTCTGAAAAGACAAATTGCCAATCTTTTCTTTCATCTCGGGAGAAATACGATCGGGAGGAGCTAATTCAAACCCCTCCGGTAAAATAAGAACAGCCCCCACGTTCAACCCCCCCTTTTTACCATTAGCAAGAACCTGTTTCAGTTGCATATCATAAGGAATTCGAACAACTGCTTCAAATACAGTATCAGGAAGTACCGCTTGTGGAACCTCAATCTCCACGGGCTTATTAGCTAAATGGCAATTGGCACATACAATACGCCCAGTCGCTTCTCGTGGATTTTCATAACCCTGCTGTGCAAAAACGGGATATGCACTTGAAATGGATGTCCGAGTTAAGATATATATCATGAGCGATACGGAAATAGATCGAGTAATCTGTTTCTTTAGCCAAGAAAAAGCATTTCTAGTTTGCATGGTCCAATCATTGATCGCGAAAATTTCTACAATAAATTGGGTAGGTCGCTAGTATAGTTCCCTAGCCACGATTCTGCTATTTGCTGGAATAATCTAGGAATAATATAGGATGAATTTTCCCGATGGTTAGAAATAGAAAGAGTAAATACGATTTTCAATACTTTGCTTATGTACAACTACAAAGTACCAAGCATTctaattggattagattaataTCAATGGATCCTTTATCAGTCATTCATTGAATGATAAATAACTACAAGTGACGGAGACAGACGATTTAAATAACGGAAAatccaatatttaaaaattgtatCGAGAATGACTGGAAAGGTGGAAACAAGACCAGATATAATTTGATCATTATGAACAAATCCAAAATCTTTATAGATAGAGCCAATCATTAATTCCCAACCGTGGGGTGAATGGAATCCGATACATAAATCAGTtaataaaagaatagaaaaagCTTTTACTGTGTCACTTAAGTTATATAGGAATTCCTGAGCCAAGAGTTAAGAATAACAAGTTTTTCATTACCCAAAAATGAATACCCGCTTAGAATAATAAAACAGATGATATTTGTCGAGAAGTGCAAAATCGTATGGATACGATTCTCATTTTGTATCTTGATTAATTGGATCGTTTCTTTATGGATTCCTATCCCAAACTCTTCGAGATGTGTTTCCGAGTATTCCTTGATCATTTCGTCCAAGAAGAGGAGTTCCTCTAATTCTATGAATTTTTCTAGAAGActcttttcttgaatattattcaaaaaaatttcggaTTGCCCAGTATTCCACCAATTAGTAACCCAAGATTCCAGACATTTATTAACTGAGAAAGAAATCCACCAGGGCAAAAATACTATAGATGCAAGATAGAAAAGAGGAGTGAATGCTTTCTTTTTTGCCATTTTTTCATCTGTGAATTGTTAATCAACCCATTCGTACACTCTATGCGATCGAATATTTCTTACACACATGAGTTTTATACAAGGTATCGAACTTATgaatctattttattttttattttgtggttAGTCTTTGAATCTAGAAAGAATACAGAAATAGGCTAAGAATTCACTTCGAATGAATAAATTCAGAATATTGTTTCCTGATATCTCAATTGGTCAAATTCGAAATCAAGTGTCTCCTTTCGATGAATGATCGAAAGAACCACTTTAAGTAATGAATATTATTCAGATTTTGAGACGAAAGAACTCCTTTGCTATCAAAATATCCAATATTTCGAAAAAATTTCACTGATTACCCATAGTCAGGAATAGAATAATTGAGGGAAAGATATTAcgatgataaaaaaaaatgactggCAAAAGATAAATTGGCTAGTTCTCATTATTTAATTAAGAAATCCAATTGTTGGTCATTAAAGAATACAAAAGAAAGAATTTCAAATTTACAAGATACGATCTATCTGGATCTAAAGTGTCAATTCCAACAAATattgaactaaaaaaaaattcttgatttCGAAATGGTTTGCCATCTGAGATGAATCTATTATTTCGATTTGTTATTTGTTATTGAATTGCGTGGGTTTGCATACGCATAAAGACCATAAAAAGAGTTTCGTTTTATGGTTCTTTCATATACGTTTTCTTTAATTGAATGAACGTTCTCTCAAAATACTTCAATTGGTACACGCAAGAAATAGGCTAATTCAGCAGCCTTTTGTTCCATTTCTCGTggagtcaaattctcatcagtACGGGTCAAGGGAATGGACCCCTGGCCTCGGATGTCCATATAAAGAACACGACGAGCATAAATACCCTCTTTAACTTCTATTCTAACGGACTGAATATCTTTTATAAGGAATCGGAGGAATATGCGACGATTTTTTCCCGGAAATCCCCAACGAAAAATACAGACTATTCCTTCCTTTCTATCGAATCGATCATAACCACTACCTACATTCCAGGAAATTGTGCACCACAAATAAGAGCTAATAAAGAGACCCGCAATTCCGTAGAAAGACATCACGATTCCTTGTGGAAAAAAAACGATTTGCTGAGGCGGAAAAAAAGATATCAAATTTCTACCAAGATAACTGGAAGTTCCAACTAATAAGAAGCCTAATGAACCTAAAAAAAGGATAAAGGCCCAGCagaaattacttatttttcGAGACCCCGTTATAAGTTCTATCCATATATGTTCTGATCGCCAAGTCATACTTTACCCGATTGCATTTTATTGGAATTGAGATAATACCCCAGAGAAATTTGACTTTACTTTTTTGTTTCCGAAGTAACTCTCATCAACTAGCACTAGTTTGAGGTGAACTAGCACTAGTTTGATGTCAACCTTTAGGAGTAATTCATCAAATTGGTTAAATCTAAAATAATAACATACTCTTTATTTAATACGATCCCACTATACATATCGATATACATATAGACTCACCGACTACATTTCAGCCATCCAGCGATCCTGATCTATTTGAAAATTGCTAGAATTGATATATCCATATATCATGTTTTGCAGGCATAAGAGTTTTTTCCTTTATGTTCGGTGGAAATCACATGTTATACTATATTTCAATAAATAGATATCCGTGTTATGATACAAGTTCacgttttcaaaaaaaatggaTGAGATTGGGTCCCAGCGGATCTAAACAATCTTGTTTTTTTGAACATGAAGAAATAAAGAAGCCATTGCAATTGCCGGAAAGACTAGGCCTACTAACGGCACAAAAATAGATGGAAGGTTCAAATTTGTCATAGAAGGGGTACCTCGATTTACTATTTGTATctgttattatgttattatataaataaagataTCTTGTAATAATTATAATGAAATTAAGAATTTGAATTCTAATTagataatatttattattaatagaaTTTGAAGAATTTGAAATTCTTAGTATAGATCTAAGTATCTATATATCTAAATCTAACTGAGTACGTATAATAAGTGCAAAGAATGTAGAACTGTAGAACTAAATAAATGGACTTATTCATCTCCTACATGAGAAAGATATGTATGATAATAAACTTTATTACTTTTGTTCTTGTCTTCTAATTTTCGAAAAATAGATAAAGAGTTTTTTACAGATTATCGAAAGATTCGTTCGAATCCGATCCAACATGAATTTTTAGCTAAAATGGTTTTTCGGGAGATAGAGAAAGATACAAAACTCTATTATCtatatttaaatttcaaattataTACCTAAGACAAGAAGAAATTCGTTTTATTTTCCTAATTTCACGAAAGGAAGAACTCACTCTTGTTGATAAAGGCTTCTTGATTCGTAATCAGGAATATAGGTCAAAAAAAGAGTTATCCTCTTTTTTGCTacaaacacaaataaaataattgaacttAGTGCTCTACTTGATTTTGCTTTCCTTTTGATTCAAAGGAAAAAAGGCGTGGAGCTTAAATAACTCACTCAGAACGCTTTTTAAAAGATTACGTGGTACAATTAGGTCGAATAAACCCTTCTGGAATAAGTATTCAGCTGcttgtgaaccttcgggtactGTTTTATTCAATGTTTGTTCAATTACTCTTTTACCTGCAAATGCAATGTAGGCATTGGGTTCGGCAATAATGATATCCCCCAACATACCAAAACTAGCTGTTACTCCACCAGTTGTCGGAGATGTAAGGATTGATACATAAAataactttttatttaattgataaTCATATAAAGCAGACGATATTTTAGCCATTTGCATCAAGCTCAAACTTCCTTCCTGCATGCGCGCCCCCCCAGAAGCACACACTATAATAAGAGGTAAAATTTGATTCGCAGCGTGTTCAATCAAACGGGTGATTTTCTCTCCGACTACGGATCCCATACTACCCCCCATAAACTGAAAATCCATAACCCCAATTGCTACGGGAATGCCGTTTAGTTGGCCTATGCCTGTTTGAACAGCCTCGGTTAATCCTGTCTTTCTTTGATAAGAATCAATACGATCTTTATAAGGCTCCTCCTCCGAATGAAATTCAATGGGATCCAGAGAGACCATGTCTTCATCCATAGGATCCCAAGTACCCGGATCAATCAAAAGTTCAATTCTATCCGAACTGCTCATTTTCAAATGATATCCACATTGTTCACAAATATTCATTTTtgatttcaaaaatttcttATAATTTAATCCATAACAATTTTCGCATTGAACCCACAAATGCTTGTATTTTTGAGTTACCTCGAGATCATTAGAACTTTCTCTTATAGTTAAATCACTGCCCTTCGTGCGAGTTCGTCTACTGGAACCCTCGTTTTCACTACTATTTCGACTTTCACTACCACAAATGGTTCTATAAATGTAACTGTCACCGTAATTCTCACTACCACTTATAATGGAAGTATCTATACAGATTTGAGCCTGAAGATAATTATCAATGCAACTATTAATGTGATTATTCCAACTATATTGAGTATCATACATGTAAGAATTATAGTAGGGATCTTCGCCCCTAAATCCATTATTCAGATAACTCGAGTTTCGATAACTATAAAAAGAACTTTCTAGTTCACTCAGAAAAGAATGATCGTTGTCAATCTCAAAAATCTGATTTTCAATATCAAAATAGATGGAATAACTGTCTCCATTCCTATCACTAACTAAAAAAGTATCATCAGAGATGAAATTCCGAATGTCTTTAACGCCGAATAAATAATCAACATTACTGCAACTATGAATGTTTTTCACTTTTCGATTTGGATCTTCACTGGTATTTTCAATAGGA
Protein-coding regions in this window:
- the LOC132045595 gene encoding LOW QUALITY PROTEIN: cytochrome f-like (The sequence of the model RefSeq protein was modified relative to this genomic sequence to represent the inferred CDS: inserted 1 base in 1 codon), encoding MQTRNAFSWLKKQITRSISVSLMIYILTRTSISSAYPVFAQQGYENPREATGRIVCANCHLANKPVEIEVPQAVLPDTVFEAVVRIPYDMQLKQVLANGKKGGLNVGAVLILPEGFELAPPDRISPEMKEKIGNLSFQNYRPNKKNILVIGPVPGKKYSEIXLPILSPDPATKKDAYFLKYPIYVGGNRGRGQIYPDGSKSNNTVYNATGAGIVSKIIRKEKGGYEITITDASEGRQVVDIIPPGPELLVSEGESIKFDQPLTSNPNVGGFGQGDAEIVLQDPLRVQGLLFFLASVILAQIFLVLKKKQFEKVQLAEMNF
- the LOC132045591 gene encoding acetyl-coenzyme A carboxylase carboxyl transferase subunit beta, chloroplastic, with the translated sequence MTIHLLYFHANRGQENSMERWWFNSMLFKKEFKRRCGLNKSMGSLGPIENTSEDPNRKVKNIHSCSNVDYLFGVKDIRNFISDDTFLVSDRNGDSYSIYFDIENQIFEIDNDHSFLSELESSFYSYRNSSYLNNGFRGEDPYYNSYMYDTQYSWNNHINSCIDNYLQAQICIDTSIISGSENYGDSYIYRTICGSESRNSSENEGSSRRTRTKGSDLTIRESSNDLEVTQKYKHLWVQCENCYGLNYKKFLKSKMNICEQCGYHLKMSSSDRIELLIDPGTWDPMDEDMVSLDPIEFHSEEEPYKDRIDSYQRKTGLTEAVQTGIGQLNGIPVAIGVMDFQFMGGSMGSVVGEKITRLIEHAANQILPLIIVCASGGARMQEGSLSLMQMAKISSALYDYQLNKKLFYVSILTSPTTGGVTASFGMLGDIIIAEPNAYIAFAGKRVIEQTLNKTVPEGSQAAEYLFQKGLFDLIVPRNLLKSVLSELFKLHAFFPLNQKESKIK